In Streptomyces sp. 840.1, one DNA window encodes the following:
- a CDS encoding amidohydrolase family protein yields the protein MDLVIRDTRVIDGSGTPSYRADVAVRDGRVAEIHREDSPGPRPSAARTLDADGLALAPGFIDMHAHSDLALLRDPDHSAKAAQGVTLEVLGQDGLSYAPVDDRTLAEVRRSITGWNGDGSDIDFDWRTVGEYLDRLDRNFGGRGIAVNAAYLIPQGTVRMYAVGWDDRPASEAELTRMKQLVAQSMAEGAVGMSSGLTYTPGMYADDAELTELCRVVAGHGGYYCPHHRSYGAGALRAYEEMVTLTRTAGCALHLAHATMNFGVNEGKAPELLTLLDRALDEGADISLDTYPYTPGCTTLVAMLPSWASEGGPESVMARLADDATAARIRHDMEVVGADGCHGVPIEWDRIEISGVSVPGHEAYVGRTVAESARLRGEEPWVTARRLLIDDRLGSTILQHVGHEENVRQIMRHRVHTGGSDGILQGDKPHPRAYGTFPQYLGRYTRELGILSLEECVAHLTSRPAARLRLADRGLVREGYRADLVLFDPATVAAGSTFDQPRTLPFGIPHVLIDGRFVIEDGRRTQTLAGRSVRSTT from the coding sequence ATGGACCTGGTCATCCGCGACACCCGCGTCATCGACGGCAGCGGCACCCCCTCCTACCGCGCCGATGTCGCCGTACGCGACGGCCGCGTCGCGGAGATCCACCGCGAGGACTCCCCGGGCCCCCGCCCCTCGGCCGCCCGCACCCTGGACGCCGACGGACTCGCCCTCGCCCCCGGTTTCATCGACATGCACGCCCACAGCGACCTCGCGCTGCTCCGCGACCCCGACCACAGCGCCAAGGCCGCACAGGGCGTCACCCTCGAAGTCCTCGGCCAGGACGGCCTGTCGTACGCCCCGGTCGACGACCGCACCCTCGCCGAGGTCCGCCGCTCCATCACCGGCTGGAACGGCGACGGCAGCGACATCGACTTCGACTGGCGCACGGTCGGTGAGTACCTGGACCGGCTCGACCGCAACTTCGGTGGCCGGGGCATCGCCGTCAACGCCGCCTACCTGATCCCGCAGGGCACCGTCCGGATGTACGCGGTCGGCTGGGACGACCGGCCCGCCTCCGAAGCCGAGCTGACCCGGATGAAGCAGCTCGTCGCCCAGTCCATGGCCGAGGGCGCGGTCGGCATGTCCTCCGGGCTCACCTACACCCCGGGCATGTACGCGGACGACGCCGAACTCACCGAGCTCTGCCGCGTGGTGGCCGGGCACGGCGGCTACTACTGCCCGCACCACCGCTCCTACGGAGCGGGCGCGCTGCGGGCGTACGAGGAGATGGTGACGCTCACCCGCACCGCGGGCTGCGCCCTGCACCTCGCCCACGCCACCATGAACTTCGGCGTAAACGAGGGGAAGGCGCCGGAGCTGCTCACCCTCCTGGACCGGGCCCTGGACGAGGGCGCCGACATCTCCCTGGACACCTACCCCTACACCCCGGGCTGTACGACGCTGGTCGCCATGCTGCCGAGCTGGGCGAGCGAGGGCGGCCCGGAGTCGGTCATGGCCCGGCTGGCCGACGACGCGACGGCGGCCCGGATCCGCCACGACATGGAGGTCGTCGGGGCGGACGGCTGCCACGGCGTTCCGATCGAGTGGGACCGCATCGAGATATCCGGCGTCAGCGTGCCCGGCCACGAGGCGTACGTCGGCCGTACGGTGGCCGAGTCCGCCCGGCTGCGCGGCGAGGAGCCCTGGGTGACCGCGCGGCGGCTGCTCATCGACGACCGGCTCGGCTCCACGATCCTCCAGCACGTGGGCCACGAGGAGAACGTCCGGCAGATCATGCGCCACCGCGTCCACACCGGCGGCAGCGACGGCATCCTCCAGGGCGACAAGCCGCACCCGCGCGCCTACGGCACCTTCCCGCAGTACCTCGGCCGGTACACCCGGGAGCTGGGCATCCTCTCCCTGGAGGAGTGCGTCGCCCACCTCACCTCCCGACCGGCGGCCCGGCTGCGGCTGGCCGACCGGGGCCTGGTCCGCGAGGGCTACCGCGCGGACCTGGTGCTGTTCGATCCCGCGACGGTGGCGGCCGGCTCCACCTTCGACCAGCCGCGCACCCTGCCGTTCGGCATCCCGCACGTACTGATCGACGGCCGCTTCGTCATCGAGGACGGCAGGCGGACCCAGACCCTGGCCGGCCGTTCGGTGCGCTCCACGACCTGA
- a CDS encoding serine protease translates to MKKPLVGALFAVLLLGAGTAPATAATSHDATAPSTVRAAASSSHTAVRAKPRTKAVGFAGTVALSNCSGSVVRTPGSQPDDPALVLSNGHCMESGFPGPGEVVIDQPSTRSFTLLDASGGDLGTVRASKIAYGTMTDTDISVYQLTSTYAEIESDYGIEALELNTAHPVQGTAITVASGYWKRTYSCNVDGFVYRLKEGEWTWKDSVRYTSACQTIGGTSGSPVIDNATGKVVAVNNTGNEDGQECTDNNPCEVDENGQVTVREGINYAQETYGIVPCIGAGNKFDLDAAGCELPKP, encoded by the coding sequence ATGAAAAAGCCTCTCGTCGGTGCGCTCTTCGCCGTGCTGCTCCTCGGAGCCGGCACCGCACCCGCGACCGCGGCCACAAGCCACGACGCGACAGCGCCCAGCACGGTCAGGGCGGCGGCATCATCGAGCCACACGGCGGTCCGGGCGAAGCCCCGGACCAAGGCGGTCGGTTTCGCCGGCACCGTGGCGCTCAGCAACTGTTCGGGATCGGTGGTCCGTACGCCCGGATCCCAGCCGGACGATCCCGCGCTCGTGCTCTCCAACGGGCACTGCATGGAGTCCGGCTTCCCCGGGCCCGGCGAGGTCGTGATCGACCAGCCGTCCACCCGCAGCTTCACCCTGCTGGACGCCTCGGGCGGCGACCTCGGCACGGTGCGGGCGAGCAAGATCGCGTACGGGACGATGACGGACACCGACATATCGGTGTACCAACTCACCTCCACGTACGCCGAGATCGAGAGCGACTACGGGATCGAGGCGCTGGAGCTCAACACCGCGCACCCGGTGCAGGGCACGGCGATCACCGTGGCGTCCGGGTACTGGAAGCGCACCTACAGCTGCAACGTCGACGGGTTCGTCTACCGGCTCAAGGAGGGCGAGTGGACCTGGAAGGACTCGGTCCGCTACACCTCCGCCTGCCAGACCATCGGCGGCACGTCCGGCTCGCCGGTGATCGACAATGCCACCGGCAAGGTCGTTGCCGTCAACAACACCGGTAACGAGGACGGGCAGGAGTGCACGGACAACAACCCGTGCGAGGTCGACGAGAACGGCCAGGTGACGGTCCGCGAGGGCATCAACTACGCCCAGGAGACCTACGGCATCGTGCCGTGCATCGGCGCCGGCAACAAGTTCGACCTGGACGCAGCGGGTTGTGAGCTGCCCAAGCCGTAA
- a CDS encoding siderophore-interacting protein, whose translation MVQALAVSYVRVVEVERVTPRMLRISFSGDSPPALLENRPDQQMKLCFPRPGQRVPRLPEPEAEDTYGMRWYEAYLAIPEAERPLMRSFTVRSYEPGSGLMAVDFVLHGDDGPATRWARAARPGDVAGMVGPSSAYARPLPAAGHLLLAGDESALPAIGTILEGLPAGARATVCAEVADAAEEQRFDSAAEVTVRWVHRNRGESLLDAVRSAALPGDDVAGWLAGEAGTVRALRRHLVEERGLPRSAVEFSGYWRRALTQDDAPTEEDLAWARERAEGAG comes from the coding sequence GTGGTGCAGGCGTTGGCTGTTTCGTATGTGCGGGTAGTGGAGGTCGAGCGGGTCACCCCGAGGATGCTGCGGATCAGCTTCTCCGGGGACTCGCCGCCCGCACTGCTGGAGAACCGGCCGGACCAGCAGATGAAGCTCTGCTTCCCCAGGCCGGGACAGCGCGTGCCCCGACTGCCGGAGCCGGAGGCCGAGGACACCTACGGCATGCGCTGGTACGAGGCGTACCTCGCGATCCCCGAGGCGGAGCGGCCGCTCATGCGGAGCTTCACCGTCCGCTCGTACGAACCCGGTTCGGGCCTGATGGCCGTCGACTTCGTGCTCCACGGCGACGACGGGCCCGCCACCCGCTGGGCCCGCGCCGCCCGGCCCGGGGACGTGGCCGGCATGGTCGGCCCCTCCTCGGCGTACGCCCGGCCGCTGCCCGCGGCCGGGCACCTGCTGCTGGCCGGTGACGAGTCGGCGCTCCCGGCGATCGGGACGATCCTCGAAGGCCTGCCGGCCGGGGCGCGGGCGACGGTCTGCGCCGAGGTGGCCGACGCCGCCGAGGAGCAGCGGTTCGACAGCGCGGCCGAGGTGACGGTGCGCTGGGTGCACCGGAACCGGGGCGAGTCGCTGCTGGACGCGGTCCGGTCGGCCGCGCTGCCCGGCGACGACGTGGCCGGCTGGCTCGCCGGGGAGGCCGGCACGGTCCGCGCGCTGCGCCGCCATCTCGTCGAGGAGCGCGGACTGCCCAGGTCCGCCGTCGAGTTCAGCGGCTACTGGCGCCGCGCGCTCACCCAGGACGACGCCCCCACCGAGGAGGACCTGGCGTGGGCGCGGGAGCGGGCGGAAGGCGCCGGATAG
- a CDS encoding DUF1206 domain-containing protein: protein MNISAAAREGHGKARRAGNGSAVEAAGRAGFVARGVIYFLVGVLALRIAFNDTGGSGGKTADRGGALSEIAQKPFGSVLLWVLGVALAGMALWRLSEAAFGAAGPDGQKATKRLASAGRAVFYGFVSYSVLMFAAGDRGSGSGSSDAQSQDVTAKALDLPGGRWLVGAVGVGVAGAGLWIAGRAALRKFHKHLRMGEMSRTERRAVDITGVFGGVSRGLVFAVAGGFAVAAAVKARSGEAKGMDDTLRSLSTTPAGPWLLALIAVGLAAFGLFSFANARRRRI, encoded by the coding sequence ATGAATATTTCTGCGGCAGCCCGAGAAGGACACGGAAAGGCCAGACGCGCGGGAAACGGCTCGGCGGTCGAGGCCGCCGGCCGTGCCGGCTTCGTGGCCCGCGGGGTGATCTACTTCCTGGTCGGCGTCCTGGCGCTGCGCATAGCGTTCAACGACACCGGCGGCAGCGGCGGAAAGACGGCGGACCGGGGCGGGGCGCTGTCCGAGATAGCCCAGAAGCCCTTCGGCTCGGTCCTGCTGTGGGTCCTGGGCGTCGCACTGGCGGGCATGGCCCTGTGGCGGCTGTCCGAGGCCGCGTTCGGGGCCGCCGGCCCCGATGGACAGAAGGCGACCAAACGGCTGGCGTCGGCCGGACGCGCCGTGTTCTACGGCTTCGTGTCCTACTCGGTCCTGATGTTCGCCGCGGGCGACCGGGGCAGCGGCAGCGGTTCGAGCGACGCGCAGTCGCAGGACGTCACGGCGAAGGCCCTGGACCTGCCGGGCGGCCGCTGGCTGGTGGGTGCGGTCGGTGTGGGCGTCGCGGGCGCGGGCCTGTGGATCGCCGGCCGGGCCGCGCTCCGCAAGTTCCACAAGCACCTGCGCATGGGCGAGATGTCACGCACCGAACGACGCGCCGTGGACATCACCGGCGTCTTCGGCGGGGTCTCCCGAGGGCTGGTCTTCGCGGTGGCGGGCGGCTTCGCCGTGGCCGCCGCGGTGAAGGCCAGGTCCGGTGAGGCGAAGGGCATGGACGACACCCTGCGCTCCCTCAGCACCACTCCGGCCGGCCCCTGGCTGCTGGCCCTGATCGCGGTGGGACTGGCGGCCTTCGGCCTGTTCTCCTTCGCCAACGCCCGCCGGCGCCGGATCTGA
- a CDS encoding DUF4287 domain-containing protein — protein MTDAVKGPASYFPSIEQKYGRPVAEWKDLIRASPLTKHMEIVAWLKSEHAMGHGHANALVAHTLAEDKGK, from the coding sequence ATGACTGACGCAGTGAAGGGCCCCGCCAGCTATTTCCCGTCGATCGAGCAGAAGTACGGCCGTCCGGTCGCGGAGTGGAAGGACCTCATCCGCGCCTCGCCGCTGACCAAGCACATGGAGATCGTCGCGTGGCTCAAGTCCGAGCACGCGATGGGACACGGCCACGCCAACGCCCTGGTCGCGCACACGCTGGCCGAGGACAAGGGAAAGTAG
- a CDS encoding arylamine N-acetyltransferase, whose product MTSDHAHVLDLDAYLARIGWSGERRPTAAVLRSVHRAHALGIPFENLDPVLGTVPSLAPADLEAKLLRSDRGGYCYEHNTLLTAALRALGFEVTLLCARVVLGAHPGDVRPRTHMLMRVGVPGEPTPYLADVGFGAIGSLLEPIALATGAELDDGPRRHRLVHPPHDGPLELWELQAATDGGSWQAQYAFTVEPFEAPDFEVVNWHIATNPRSPFARVLYVQRTTEDAHLALTGRTLVVTANGGGREERELADGAEVERVLAESFAIRLPEGARLPE is encoded by the coding sequence ATGACTTCCGATCACGCGCACGTTCTCGACCTCGACGCCTACCTCGCCCGCATCGGCTGGAGCGGGGAGCGCCGCCCCACGGCGGCCGTGCTGCGCTCCGTGCACCGTGCGCACGCACTGGGCATCCCGTTCGAGAACCTGGACCCCGTCCTCGGCACCGTGCCCTCGCTCGCCCCGGCCGATCTGGAGGCGAAGCTCCTGCGGAGTGACCGCGGTGGCTACTGCTACGAGCACAACACCCTGCTCACCGCCGCGCTGCGGGCGCTCGGCTTCGAGGTCACGCTGCTCTGTGCCCGGGTCGTGCTGGGCGCGCACCCCGGGGACGTCCGGCCCCGGACGCACATGCTGATGCGCGTCGGCGTGCCCGGTGAGCCGACGCCGTACCTGGCCGATGTCGGCTTCGGCGCGATCGGCTCGCTGCTGGAGCCGATCGCGCTGGCCACCGGGGCCGAGCTGGACGACGGCCCGCGCCGCCACCGGCTCGTGCACCCGCCGCACGACGGGCCGCTGGAGCTGTGGGAGCTCCAGGCCGCGACGGACGGCGGCTCGTGGCAGGCGCAGTACGCGTTCACGGTGGAACCCTTCGAGGCACCCGACTTCGAGGTCGTCAACTGGCACATCGCGACCAACCCGCGTTCGCCGTTCGCGCGGGTGCTGTACGTCCAGCGCACCACCGAGGACGCCCATCTGGCGCTCACCGGCCGCACCCTCGTGGTGACGGCGAACGGGGGCGGCCGCGAGGAGCGGGAGCTGGCGGACGGGGCCGAGGTGGAGCGGGTCCTCGCGGAATCCTTCGC
- a CDS encoding TetR/AcrR family transcriptional regulator C-terminal domain-containing protein → MVVYAGQGDARRSMSLLWRSAAPPEPGRAAGPGPRQGLTVDAIVAAAIAVADEDGMAALSMRAVGERLGRTAMALYTYVPGKSELLDLMYDAAHAELPAGRAPGGDWRTDLTEWARDTLAFYLRHPWVLQVSQARPVLGPHEYAALDALVRLLRGTGLDAGVLRRLVGTLFHFVRGAAQTVADARGAASATGRPDEEWWYARSAALGELVPDFADRYPELSRMERESAPPQPAADDAVPYPEREAREMFDAGLGVLLDGVEAAVRRGGRGAGRANPP, encoded by the coding sequence GTGGTGGTCTATGCCGGGCAGGGCGATGCCCGTCGGTCGATGTCGCTGCTGTGGCGCTCGGCCGCGCCGCCGGAGCCGGGCCGCGCCGCCGGGCCCGGCCCCAGGCAGGGGCTGACGGTCGACGCGATCGTGGCCGCCGCGATCGCCGTGGCGGACGAGGACGGCATGGCCGCGCTCTCCATGCGGGCGGTGGGCGAGCGGCTCGGGCGCACGGCGATGGCGCTCTACACCTACGTCCCCGGCAAGAGCGAGCTGCTGGACCTGATGTACGACGCGGCGCACGCCGAACTCCCCGCCGGACGCGCCCCGGGCGGCGACTGGCGTACGGACCTGACGGAGTGGGCGCGGGACACCCTCGCGTTCTACCTGCGCCACCCCTGGGTGCTCCAGGTCTCCCAGGCCCGTCCGGTGCTCGGCCCGCACGAGTACGCCGCGCTGGACGCGCTGGTGCGCCTCCTGCGCGGCACGGGGCTCGACGCCGGGGTGCTCCGGCGCCTGGTCGGGACGTTGTTCCACTTCGTGCGGGGCGCCGCGCAGACAGTCGCCGACGCACGCGGGGCGGCGTCGGCGACGGGGCGGCCGGACGAGGAGTGGTGGTACGCCCGCTCGGCGGCGCTCGGCGAGCTGGTCCCGGACTTCGCGGACCGCTACCCGGAACTGAGCCGGATGGAGCGGGAATCGGCGCCGCCGCAGCCGGCGGCCGACGACGCGGTGCCGTATCCGGAGCGGGAGGCGCGGGAGATGTTCGACGCGGGCCTCGGCGTACTCCTGGACGGCGTCGAGGCGGCGGTCCGGCGGGGCGGCCGGGGAGCCGGCCGGGCGAACCCGCCCTGA
- a CDS encoding RidA family protein produces MTDKTALTPSTHTAPPAKFSHGVKKGNILQVAGQVGFLPAVDGQAPTPAGPTLREQTLQTFANVKAILEEGGASWDDVMMMRVYLTDVDHFAEMNEIYNTYFGDQNLKAAPAARTTVYVGLPKGLLIEIDALAVLG; encoded by the coding sequence ATGACCGACAAGACCGCACTCACCCCGAGCACCCACACCGCTCCGCCCGCGAAGTTCTCGCACGGAGTGAAGAAGGGGAACATCCTTCAGGTCGCCGGCCAGGTCGGCTTCCTGCCCGCCGTGGACGGCCAGGCCCCGACCCCGGCCGGTCCCACCCTGCGCGAGCAGACCCTGCAGACCTTCGCCAACGTCAAGGCGATCCTGGAGGAGGGCGGCGCGAGCTGGGACGACGTCATGATGATGCGCGTCTACCTCACCGACGTCGACCACTTCGCCGAGATGAACGAGATCTACAACACCTACTTCGGCGACCAGAACCTCAAGGCCGCCCCCGCCGCCCGTACGACGGTCTACGTCGGCCTGCCCAAGGGCCTGCTCATCGAGATCGACGCCCTCGCGGTGCTCGGCTGA
- a CDS encoding amino acid deaminase, with the protein MAAEAADRPVAGLAGLADERVDHRFKALPPDAQGLTVAELAAERRDLFTGGFTTPVLALSAESVEHNLALLETYARRHGLVFAPHGKTSMSPQLFARQLEHGAWGITAAVPHQARVYRAYGIQRIFLANELVDAAALRWLAGELDADPGFRFVCYVDSVRGVELMDEALRAAGASRRVDVVVELGAGEGARTGARTEADCAEVADAVASAGSLRLVGVAGYEGEVPEASGERVRDWLRRLVALAASFDAQGRFAALEAGEQIVISAGGSAWFDAVADVFAEIPELSSPVCKLLRSGAYVSHDDGHYRHLTPFNRVPEEGALQPAFRLWAQVVSRPSPGQAFLNAGKRDAAYDLDLPQAQVVRSGRDGSVREASGIEITGLSDQHAWVRTAEGAALEVGDWVGMGLSHPCTSFDKWQLIPLVAADGTVTDYIRTFF; encoded by the coding sequence ATGGCTGCCGAGGCTGCCGACCGTCCCGTGGCCGGACTGGCCGGACTCGCTGATGAGCGGGTCGACCACCGGTTCAAGGCGCTCCCGCCCGACGCGCAGGGGCTGACCGTCGCCGAACTGGCCGCCGAGCGCCGCGACCTCTTCACCGGCGGGTTCACCACCCCCGTGCTCGCCCTGTCGGCCGAGTCCGTCGAGCACAACCTCGCGCTCCTGGAGACGTACGCACGGCGCCACGGCCTCGTGTTCGCCCCGCACGGCAAGACCTCGATGTCCCCGCAGCTGTTCGCCCGCCAGCTGGAGCACGGCGCGTGGGGCATCACCGCGGCCGTCCCGCACCAGGCCCGCGTCTACCGGGCCTACGGGATCCAGCGCATCTTCCTCGCCAACGAGCTCGTCGACGCCGCCGCGCTGCGCTGGCTCGCGGGCGAGCTGGACGCCGACCCCGGCTTCCGGTTCGTCTGCTACGTCGACTCGGTGCGCGGCGTCGAGCTGATGGACGAGGCCCTGCGCGCGGCCGGTGCCTCCCGCCGGGTCGACGTCGTCGTGGAGCTCGGCGCCGGTGAGGGCGCCCGCACCGGCGCCCGGACCGAGGCCGACTGCGCCGAGGTCGCCGACGCGGTGGCCTCGGCCGGGTCCCTGCGCCTGGTGGGCGTGGCCGGTTACGAGGGCGAGGTGCCCGAGGCCTCCGGCGAGCGGGTACGGGACTGGCTGCGCCGGCTCGTCGCGCTGGCCGCGTCCTTCGACGCGCAGGGACGGTTCGCCGCGCTGGAGGCCGGTGAGCAGATCGTGATCAGCGCGGGCGGCAGCGCCTGGTTCGACGCGGTGGCGGACGTGTTCGCCGAGATCCCCGAACTGTCCTCCCCCGTGTGCAAGTTGCTTCGCTCGGGGGCGTACGTCTCGCACGACGACGGCCACTACCGCCACCTCACGCCCTTCAACCGGGTCCCCGAGGAGGGCGCGCTGCAGCCCGCCTTCCGGCTCTGGGCGCAGGTCGTCTCGCGCCCCTCCCCCGGGCAGGCGTTCCTCAACGCGGGCAAGCGGGACGCCGCCTACGACCTGGACCTGCCGCAGGCGCAGGTCGTGCGGTCGGGGCGGGACGGATCGGTCCGCGAGGCCTCGGGGATCGAGATCACCGGCCTGTCCGACCAGCACGCGTGGGTACGGACGGCCGAGGGGGCCGCACTGGAGGTCGGGGACTGGGTCGGAATGGGCCTGTCGCACCCCTGCACCAGCTTCGACAAATGGCAGCTGATCCCCCTGGTGGCGGCGGACGGCACGGTCACCGACTACATCCGCACGTTCTTCTGA
- a CDS encoding sugar kinase — MSGTPARTAADATTTDVVCLGESMVTFLPSQPGRLADVPSFGRGIGGAESNVACALARAGHRAAWVSRVGADGFGDHLVDTIAGYGVDTSAVRRDPARPTGIYFRTATDRAADIHEVAYYRAGSAASAMSPANVPHEALLAGRVLHLSGITAALSADCLALLRELTAPRPGRPLVSFDVNHRPGLWRDGDASPRVLLDLARGADLVFVGEDEAEEAWGITGAGAIRAALPEPAVLVVKRGADGATVIEGDTVTDVPALRVDVVAPVGAGDAFAAGFLSATLRRLPVRDRARHGHLMAAAALTVPGDLTDPPARDRADRLVALDDAAWGRLRLGPGWTGDDQEVRTQ; from the coding sequence GTGTCCGGAACCCCGGCCAGGACCGCCGCCGACGCCACGACCACAGATGTCGTGTGCCTCGGTGAGTCCATGGTGACGTTCCTGCCCTCGCAGCCGGGGCGCCTCGCCGACGTGCCGTCCTTCGGCCGGGGCATCGGGGGCGCCGAGTCCAACGTCGCCTGCGCGCTCGCCAGGGCCGGGCACCGGGCGGCCTGGGTGAGCCGGGTCGGGGCCGACGGCTTCGGCGACCACCTCGTCGACACGATCGCCGGCTACGGCGTCGACACCTCCGCCGTGCGGCGCGACCCCGCCCGGCCCACGGGCATCTACTTCCGCACGGCCACCGACCGCGCGGCCGACATCCACGAGGTGGCCTACTACCGGGCCGGCTCCGCCGCCTCCGCGATGTCCCCCGCCAACGTCCCGCACGAGGCCCTGCTCGCCGGCCGGGTCCTGCACCTGTCCGGCATCACCGCCGCGCTCTCCGCCGACTGCCTCGCGCTGCTGCGCGAGCTGACCGCCCCGCGCCCCGGCCGCCCGCTCGTCTCCTTCGACGTCAACCACCGGCCCGGACTGTGGCGCGACGGCGACGCCTCCCCGCGCGTCCTGCTGGACCTGGCCCGGGGCGCGGACCTCGTCTTCGTCGGGGAGGACGAGGCGGAGGAGGCCTGGGGGATCACCGGGGCCGGGGCGATCCGTGCGGCACTGCCCGAACCGGCCGTGCTGGTCGTCAAGCGCGGCGCCGACGGTGCGACGGTCATCGAGGGCGACACCGTCACCGACGTCCCCGCGCTGCGCGTCGACGTCGTCGCGCCCGTCGGCGCCGGTGACGCCTTCGCGGCCGGGTTCCTCTCCGCCACCCTGCGCCGACTGCCCGTCCGCGACCGCGCCCGGCACGGCCACCTGATGGCCGCCGCCGCCCTCACCGTCCCCGGCGACCTCACCGACCCGCCCGCGCGCGACCGGGCCGACCGCCTCGTGGCCCTCGACGACGCCGCCTGGGGGAGACTGCGTCTCGGCCCCGGCTGGACGGGGGACGACCAGGAGGTACGTACGCAATGA
- a CDS encoding IclR family transcriptional regulator: MSQTVDRALSILPLLAQGPADLGQVAERLGVHKSTALRLLRTLHEHGLVYRQQDQRYRLGARLFALAQEAVENLDVREIAHPHLAELNESCGHTVHLAVYEENEVLYIDKVESRYPVRMYSRIGKPVAITVAAVAKLLLADLTEPERRAVAEKLDYPMYTSRSTPGAGAFLKELAAVREQGWATDLGGHEESINCVGAPIRGADGRVVAAMSVSAPNVVVTAEELLTLLPLVRRTADTISREYSGTTRPKKA; encoded by the coding sequence ATGAGCCAGACCGTCGACCGGGCGCTCAGCATCCTGCCGCTGCTCGCGCAGGGACCCGCCGACCTCGGGCAGGTGGCCGAGCGGCTCGGCGTCCACAAGTCCACCGCGCTGCGGCTGCTGCGCACGCTCCACGAGCACGGACTCGTCTACCGCCAGCAGGACCAGCGCTACCGCCTCGGCGCCCGCCTCTTCGCGCTCGCCCAGGAGGCCGTCGAGAACCTCGACGTCCGTGAGATCGCCCACCCGCACCTCGCCGAACTCAACGAGAGCTGCGGACACACCGTCCACCTCGCGGTGTACGAGGAGAACGAGGTCCTCTACATCGACAAGGTCGAGAGCCGCTACCCGGTCCGGATGTACTCCCGGATCGGCAAGCCCGTCGCGATCACCGTCGCCGCCGTGGCCAAGCTCCTGCTCGCCGACCTGACCGAGCCGGAACGGCGCGCCGTCGCCGAGAAGCTCGACTACCCCATGTACACGTCCCGTTCGACCCCCGGCGCCGGTGCGTTCCTCAAGGAACTCGCCGCCGTACGCGAACAGGGCTGGGCCACCGATCTCGGTGGCCACGAGGAATCCATCAACTGCGTCGGCGCCCCCATTCGCGGCGCCGACGGGCGCGTCGTCGCCGCGATGTCGGTCTCCGCACCGAACGTGGTCGTCACGGCAGAGGAACTCCTCACCCTGCTCCCACTGGTCCGGCGCACCGCCGACACCATCAGCCGGGAGTACTCCGGCACCACCCGACCCAAGAAAGCCTGA
- a CDS encoding hydrophobic protein, producing MVPLLVVLLLVLLLFGAGFALNLLWWIAAIVLVVWLLGFLLRSGSGASRGRWYRW from the coding sequence ATGGTTCCCCTTCTGGTCGTTCTGCTGCTTGTTCTGCTGCTGTTCGGTGCCGGGTTCGCGCTCAATCTGCTGTGGTGGATAGCGGCCATCGTGCTCGTGGTCTGGCTGCTCGGCTTTCTGCTGCGCTCGGGCTCCGGGGCCAGCCGCGGCCGCTGGTACCGATGGTGA